In Miscanthus floridulus cultivar M001 chromosome 5, ASM1932011v1, whole genome shotgun sequence, one genomic interval encodes:
- the LOC136451077 gene encoding receptor-like cytoplasmic kinase 185, with protein MSCFVCFGSAAQDGEARKPPAAVAGKDAPPDRAVARVGSDKSRSQGGPDSKKDLIIHRDGNSQNIAAQTFTFRELAAATKNFRQDCLLGAGGFGRVYKGRLENGQAVAVKQLDRNGLQGNREFLVEVLMLSLLHHTNLVSLIGYCADGDQRLLVYEFMPLGSLEDHLHDLPPDKEPLDWNTRMKIAAGAAKGLEYLHDKASPPVIYRDFKSSNILLGEGFHPKLSDFGLAKLGPVGDKTHVSTRVMGTYGYCAPEYAMTGQLTVKSDVYSFGVVFLELITGRKAIDNTKIQGEQNLVAWARPLFKDRRKFPKMADPMLQGRFPMRGLYQALAVAAMCLQEQATTRPHIGDVVTALSYLASQAYDPNAPVQHSRSNSSTPRARNPAGWNEDQRSVRSPNNHHSPDPRRRDAARASKYGAEVSRTSSTSDSGRRSGLDDMDLTGSQVGSPAQTGRRREAPRATDRQRAVAEARIWGENSRDRTNGHGSFDSTHE; from the exons ATGAGCTGCTTCGTCTGCTTCGGGTCGGCTGCGCAGGACGGGGAGGCCAGGAAGCCCCCCGCCGCGGTCGCCGGCAAGGACGCCCCGCCGGATCGCGCGGTGGCACGCGTCGGATCAG ATAAATCAAGATCACAGGGTGGACCAGACTCTAAGAAGGATCTAATCATCCATAGGGATGGGAATAGTCAAAATATTGCAGCACAGACTTTCACTTTTCGTGAACTTGCTGCAGCCACTAAGAACTTCAGGCAAGATTGCCTTTTAGGGGCGGGAGGTTTTGGTCGTGTATATAAAGGACGCTTGGAGAATGGGCAG GCTGTTGCTGTGAAGCAACTTGATCGTAATGGTCTCCAAGGAAATAGAGAATTTCTGGTTGAGGTTCTCATGCTCAGTCTCTTACATCACACTAACCTGGTCAGTCTAATTGGCTACTGTGCTGACGGTGACCAACGCCTTCTTGTTTATGAGTTTATGCCATTGGGGTCACTAGAAGATCATCTGCATG ATCTGCCACCAGATAAAGAACCTCTTGACTGGAACACACGGATGAAGATAGCTGCAGGTGCAGCTAAGGGCTTAGAGTACCTTCATGACAAGGCAAGCCCTCCAGTTATTTACCGAGATTTTAAGTCGTCAAACATTCTTCTTGGAGAAGGATTTCATCCGAAGCTATCAGACTTTGGCCTTGCAAAACTTGGTCCAGTTGGTGACAAGACCCATGTTTCAACACGTGTGATGGGTACATATGGCTACTGTGCTCCAGAATATGCAATGACTGGGCAGCTGACAGTTAAATCCGATGTGTATAGCTTCGGTGTCGTGTTCCTTGAACTTATCACAGGGCGTAAAGCAATTGACAACACCAAGATCCAAGGAGAGCAAAACCTAGTGGCATGG GCTCGTCCACTGTTCAAGGACCGCAGGAAATTCCCTAAAATGGCTGATCCAATGCTTCAGGGACGCTTCCCTATGAGGGGTCTATATCAGGCCTTGGCTGTTGCTGCCATGTGCTTGCAAGAGCAAGCTACTACACGCCCTCACATCGGGGATGTTGTCACTGCTCTCTCATATCTCGCTTCTCAGGCATATGACCCAAATGCCCCTGTTCAACACAGCCGGAGTAATTCATCTACCCCCAGGGCCAGAAACCCTGCTGGATGGAACGAAGACCAGCGCAGTGTGCGCTCGCCTAATAATCATCATTCTCCAGACCCGCGGCGGAGGGACGCGGCCAGGGCATCCAAGTATGGAGCAGAGGTTAGCAGGACTAGCTCTACCAGCGACTCTGGCCGGCGATCAGGCCTGGATGACATGGACCTGACCGGGTCGCAAGTGGGAAGCCCAGCTCAGaccggaagaagaagagaagctcCAAGGGCCACTGACAGACAGCGCGCTGTGGCAGAGGCCAGGATTTGGGGGGAGAATTCAAGGGATCGAACAAATGGCCATGGTAGCTTCGACAGCACACATGAGTGA
- the LOC136451078 gene encoding 6-phosphogluconate dehydrogenase, decarboxylating 1, translating into MALTRIGLAGLAVMGQNLALNIAEKGFPISVYNRTTSKVDETVQRAKVEGNLPVFGFHDPASFVSSIQKPRVVVMLVKAGAPVDQTIATLAAHLEQGDCIIDGGNEWYENTERREKAMEERGLLYLGMGVSGGEEGARNGPSLMPGGSFEAYKYIEDILLKVAAQVPDSGPCVTYIGKGGSGNFVKMVHNGIEYGDMQLIAEAYDVLKSVGKLTNSELQQVFSEWNKGELLSFLIEITADIFGIKDEQGEGYLVDKVLDKTGMKGTGKWTVQQAAELSVAAPTIEASLDSRFLSGLKDERVEASKIFQGDYSTGLPVDKAQLIEDVRQALYASKICSYAQGMNIIKAKSSEKGWGLNLGELARIWKGGCIIRAIFLDRIKKAYDRNSNLANLLVDPEFAQEIMDRQAAWRRVVCLAINNGVSTPGMSASLAYFDSYRRDRLPANLVQAQRDYFGAHTYERVDMPGSFHTEWFKIARNSKI; encoded by the coding sequence ATGGCTCTCACGAGAATTGGTCTCGCCGGCCTCGCGGTCATGGGACAGAACCTTGCCCTCAACATTGCGGAGAAAGGGTTCCCCATCTCGGTCTACAACAGGACGACCTCCAAGGTTGATGAGACCGTGCAGCGTGCCAAGGTGGAAGGAAATCTCCCCGTGTTTGGTTTCCATGACCCTGCATCCTTCGTCAGCTCCATCCAGAAGCCCCGTGTTGTCGTCATGCTCGTCAAGGCTGGGGCGCCGGTGGACCAGACCATTGCCACACTCGCGGCGCACCTTGAGCAGGGAGACTGTATTATTGATGGTGGCAATGAGTGGTATGAGAAcacagagaggagggagaaggcgaTGGAGGAGCGTGGGCTCCTATATCTTGGCATGGGTGTATCCGGAGGAGAGGAGGGTGCCCGCAATGGCCCGTCCTTGATGCCCGGGGGCTCCTTCGAGGCATACAAGTACATTGAAGACATTCTTCTCAAGGTGGCTGCTCAGGTACCTGACAGCGGTCCGTGCGTCACATATATTGGCAAAGGTGGATCAGGCAACTTTGTCAAGATGGTTCACAATGGAATCGAATATGGTGACATGCAACTTATCGCTGAGGCATATGATGTTCTCAAGTCGGTCGGTAAGCTCACAAACAGTGAACTGCAGCAGGTGTTCTCTGAGTGGAACAAGGGTGAGCTCCTCAGTTTCTTGATTGAGATCACGGCCGACATCTTTGGTATCAAGGATGAGCAGGGTGAAGGCTACCTGGTAGACAAGGTCCTGGACAAGACTGGGATGAAGGGAACTGGGAAATGGACAGTCCAGCAGGCTGCTGAACTTTCTGTAGCTGCTCCTACAATTGAGGCATCCTTGGACTCCAGGTTCCTCAGCGGTCTGAAGGACGAGCGGGTGGAGGCTTCCAAAATCTTCCAGGGTGACTACTCCACTGGCCTGCCGGTGGACAAGGCACAGCTGATCGAAGATGTGAGGCAAGCTCTCTATGCCTCCAAGATCTGCAGTTACGCACAGGGCATGAACATCATCAAGGCCAAGAGCTCAGAGAAAGGATGGGGCCTCAACCTTGGTGAGCTAGCGAGGATCTGGAAGGGAGGGTGCATCATCCGTGCCATCTTCCTCGACCGCATCAAGAAGGCTTACGATAGGAACTCCAACCTTGCCAACCTCCTTGTTGACCCTGAGTTTGCCCAGGAGATAATGGACAGGCAAGCTGCCTGGCGCAGGGTTGTCTGCCTAGCCATCAACAATGGTGTTAGCACCCCAGGCATGTCTGCAAGTCTGGCCTACTTCGACTCATACCGCAGGGACAGGCTTCCTGCCAACCTGGTGCAGGCACAGAGGGACTACTTCGGGGCTCACACCTATGAGAGGGTTGACATGCCTGGTTCTTTCCACACCGAGTGGTTCAAGATCGCACGCAACTCCAAGATCTGA